Proteins from a single region of Lentimicrobium saccharophilum:
- the tnpA gene encoding IS200/IS605 family transposase translates to MGQSLVKNYLHITFSTKHRVHLIHPPTEAELHSYLGGICKNLDCQPLKIGGFTNHVHILCMLSKNVTLAKLLEEVKSHSSKWIKTKDSSLKNFYWQNGYGAFSVNPAEVDVVKAYIENQHVHHRKLTFEEEYLEFLAKYGIEYDERYVWD, encoded by the coding sequence ATGGGACAATCATTAGTAAAGAATTACCTGCACATCACCTTCAGCACCAAGCATCGTGTACATCTGATCCACCCACCCACCGAAGCCGAGCTGCACAGTTACCTGGGAGGCATCTGTAAAAACCTGGACTGCCAGCCGCTGAAGATCGGCGGCTTCACCAATCACGTGCATATTCTCTGTATGCTGTCAAAAAATGTGACCCTGGCAAAACTGCTGGAAGAGGTAAAATCCCATTCATCAAAATGGATTAAAACCAAAGATTCCTCATTAAAGAACTTTTACTGGCAAAATGGTTACGGGGCTTTCTCAGTTAACCCGGCTGAAGTTGATGTTGTGAAGGCCTATATTGAGAATCAGCATGTACATCACAGAAAGTTAACTTTCGAAGAGGAGTATCTGGAATTTCTCGCCAAGTATGGAATAGAGTATGATGAGAGATACGTATGGGATTAG